In Brachypodium distachyon strain Bd21 chromosome 2, Brachypodium_distachyon_v3.0, whole genome shotgun sequence, one genomic interval encodes:
- the LOC100844575 gene encoding transcriptional corepressor LEUNIG isoform X7, with product MSQTNWEADKMLDVYIYDYFMKRNLQATAKAFQAEGNVSSDPVAIDAPGGFLFEWWSVFWDIFIARTNEKHSDVAASYIETQLVKAREQQQQQLLPQQRQQQPQHIQMQQMLVQRAAQQQLQQQQHQQQQQQQQQQQRRDGSHLLNGTSSGLSGNNPLMRQNQSTANVMATKMYEERLKLPSQRESSDEASIKQRYGENAGQLLESNETSLLKAAASGQSSGQILHGTIGGLPGTMQQIQARSPQLPGLAQSIKTEMNPILTPRAAGPEGSFMGLQGSNQAGNNLTLKGWPLTGLEQLRSGILQQKSFLQNQHQLQQQIQFLTPQQQQQLAFQAQQNMASPTSSDVDSRRLRMMFNNRNIVLGRDGQTTSGGDIIPNIGSPSQSGGDIDMLIKKKIAHAHQQQQQQQQQLLQQQSNSQQQQHQAVSSQQSHSSNQLLQQEKPGTGNMPVDGGMPNSFAVTEQTTKKRKKPGSSSGRANSSGTANTAGPSPSSAPSTPSTHTPGDAMPVPQLQQNGVSAKPLVMFGSDGTGSLTSTANPLGDVDRLLEEGLDENVESFLSQDDMDPRDSLGRSMDASKGFGFAEIAKARASASKVVCCHFSSDGKLLATGGHDKKVVLWCTEPLKPKSSLDEHSFLITDVRFSPSMSRLATSSFDKTVRVWDADNTDYSLRTFTGHSASVMSLDFHPNKEDIICSCDSDGEVRSWSINNGSCLTCVKVFKGGATQMRFQPRKGKYLAAASEKAIYILDGETQNACRSPLQGHTKNIQSVCWDSVGDYLASVSEDAVRIWSFASGHDGEFMHELNCSGNKFQTCVFHPAYPSLLVIGCYESLELWDIREKNAMTLNNAHDGLIAALAASSATGKVASVSHDRLVKLWK from the exons ATGTCGCAGACAAACTGGGAGGCCGATAAGAT GCTGGATGTTTACATATATGACTATTTTATGAAGAGAAACTTGCAGGCAACTGCAAAGGCCTTCCAAGCAGAAGGGAATGTCTCTTCAGATCCAGTTG CAATTGATGCACCTGGTGGATTTCTTTTTGAATGGTGGTCAGTTTTTTGGGATATATTCATAGCTAGAACCAACGAGAAGCACTCGGATGTTGCAGCATCATACATTGAG ACTCAGCTTGTGAAAGCCCGggagcaacagcagcagcagctgctgcctcAACAGCGGCAGCAACAACCACAGCATATACAAATGCAACAAATGTTAGTACAAAGAGCCGCGCAGCAGCAActacagcagcaacaacaccaacaacagcaacagcagcagcagcagcagcagcgtaGAGATGGTTCTCATCTTCTTAATGGTACTTCAAGTGGACTTTCTGGAAACAATCCATTAATGCGACAGAACCAAAGTACTGCAAATGTTATGGCGACGAAAATGTATGAAGAGAGGTTGAAGTTGCCTTCCCAGAGAGAGTCTTCGGACGAGGCATCAATAAAG CAAAGATATGGAGAAAACGCTGGACAGCTACTTGAGTCAAATGAAACTTCACTGTTGAAAGCAGCTGCAAGTGGACAGTCTTCAGG GCAAATTTTGCATGGTACTATTGGTGGTTTGCCGGGCACTATGCAACAAATTCAGGCCAGAAGTCCCCAACTTCCTGGGCTTGCTCAG AGTATCAAAACAGAGATGAATCCCATTTTGACACCCAGAGCCGCAGGCCCTGAGGGGTCATTTATGGGTCTACAAG GATCTAATCAAGCTGGAAACAATTTGACTCTGAAAGGATGGCCACTCACG GGACTTGAGCAACTTAGGTCTGGCATTTTACAGCAAAAGTCATTCTTGCAGAATCAACACCAATTGCAACAACAGATCCAGTTTCTGACTccacaacaacagcagcagcttgcATTTCAAGCGCAGCAAAATATGGCTTCCCCAACATCTAGTGATGTTGACAGCAGAAGATTGAGGATGATGTTTAACAACAGAAACATAGTTCTTGGGCGGGATGGACAGACAACCAGCGGTGGCGATATCATTCCAAATATTGGCTCACCTAGTCAAAGTGGTGGTGATATAGATATGTTAATAAAG AAGAAAATTGCTCATgcacaccagcagcagcagcagcagcaacaacagctaTTACAACAGCAAAGCAATAGtcaacagcagcaacatcaGGCTGTCTCCAGTCAGCAGTCCCATAGCTCAAATCAGCTTCTCCAGCAAGAAAAGCCAGGAACTGGGAATATGCCTGTTGATGGGGGCATGCCGAATTCTTTTGCGGTCACTGAACAA acaacaaagaagagaaagaagccTGGCTCTTCCTCAGGTAGAGCTAATAGTTCAGGAACTGCAAATACTGCTGGACCGTCTCCAAGTTCTGCACCCTCAACACCTTCCACTCATACACCAGGAGATGCGATGCCAGTGCCACAACTTCAGCAGAATGGTGTTTCAGCTAAACCCTTGGTAATGTTTGGCTCTGATGGCACTGGAAGTTTGACATCTACAGCAAACCCACTG GGTGATGTGGACCGCTTGCTAGAAGAAGGCTTGGATGAAAACGTTGAATCTTTTCTGTCACAGGATGACATGGATCCCAGGGATTCGTTGGGCCGCAGCATGGATGCCAGTAAAG GGTTTGGCTTTGCTGAGATTGCAAAAGCACGTGCAAGTGCAAGTAAAGTTGTCTGTTGCCACTTTTCGTCCGATGGTAAACTGCTTGCTACTGGTGGTCACGATAAAAAG GTTGTTTTATGGTGTACAGAGCCCCTGAAGCCTAAATCTTCTTTAGACGAGCATTCCTTTCTGATAACTGATGTTCGATTTAGCCCAAGCATGTCCCGTCTTGCTACTTCTTCCTTTGACAAAACCGTACGGGTTTGGGATGCTGACAAT ACTGATTATTCACTCCGTACTTTCACGGGTCATTCAGCATCTGTTATGTCACTTGATTTTCATCCGAATAAAGAAGATATTATTTGCTCCTGTGATAGTGACGGGGAAGTCCGCAGCTGGAGCATAAATAATGGTAGCTGCCTGACCTGTGTGAAGGTCTTTAAG GGAGGTGCTACTCAGATGAGATTTCAACCTCGCAAGGGAAAATATCTAGCTGCTGCATCAGAAAAGGCCATTTACATACTTGATGGGGAGACACAAAATGCTTGTAGAAGCCCTTTGCAG GGTCACACGAAGAATATTCAATCAGTTTGCTGGGATTCCGTGGGTGACTATCTCGCTTCTGTCAGTGAAGATGCTGTCAGAATATGGTCATTTGCTTCTGGACATGACGGTGAATTTATGCACGAGTTGAACTGCAGTGGGAACAAGTTCCAAACATGTGTTTTCCACCCAGCTTACCCTTCTTTGCTAGTCATTGGTTGCTACGAG TCTTTGGAACTTTGGGACATCAGGGAGAAGAATGCCATGACCTTGAACAATGCTCATGACGGGTTAATTGCAGCTCTAGCAGCATCGAGCGCAACAGGGAAGGTTGCCTCTGTAAGTCATGACAGGCTTGTCAAGCTCTGGAAATGA
- the LOC100844575 gene encoding transcriptional corepressor LEUNIG isoform X3: MSQTNWEADKMLDVYIYDYFMKRNLQATAKAFQAEGNVSSDPVAIDAPGGFLFEWWSVFWDIFIARTNEKHSDVAASYIETQLVKAREQQQQQLLPQQRQQQPQHIQMQQMLVQRAAQQQLQQQQHQQQQQQQQQQQRRDGSHLLNGTSSGLSGNNPLMRQNQSTANVMATKMYEERLKLPSQRESSDEASIKQRYGENAGQLLESNETSLLKAAASGQSSGQILHGTIGGLPGTMQQIQARSPQLPGLAQQSIKTEMNPILTPRAAGPEGSFMGLQGSNQAGNNLTLKGWPLTGLEQLRSGILQQKSFLQNQHQLQQQIQFLTPQQQQQLAFQAQQNMASPTSSDVDSRRLRMMFNNRNIVLGRDGQTTSGGDIIPNIGSPSQSGGDIDMLIKKKIAHAHQQQQQQQQQLLQQQSNSQQQQHQAVSSQQSHSSNQLLQQEKPGTGNMPVDGGMPNSFAVTEQTTKKRKKPGSSSGRANSSGTANTAGPSPSSAPSTPSTHTPGDAMPVPQLQQNGVSAKPLVMFGSDGTGSLTSTANPLGDVDRLLEEGLDENVESFLSQDDMDPRDSLGRSMDASKGQCISQDLLVAGFGFAEIAKARASASKVVCCHFSSDGKLLATGGHDKKVVLWCTEPLKPKSSLDEHSFLITDVRFSPSMSRLATSSFDKTVRVWDADNTDYSLRTFTGHSASVMSLDFHPNKEDIICSCDSDGEVRSWSINNGSCLTCVKVFKGGATQMRFQPRKGKYLAAASEKAIYILDGETQNACRSPLQGHTKNIQSVCWDSVGDYLASVSEDAVRIWSFASGHDGEFMHELNCSGNKFQTCVFHPAYPSLLVIGCYESLELWDIREKNAMTLNNAHDGLIAALAASSATGKVASVSHDRLVKLWK, translated from the exons ATGTCGCAGACAAACTGGGAGGCCGATAAGAT GCTGGATGTTTACATATATGACTATTTTATGAAGAGAAACTTGCAGGCAACTGCAAAGGCCTTCCAAGCAGAAGGGAATGTCTCTTCAGATCCAGTTG CAATTGATGCACCTGGTGGATTTCTTTTTGAATGGTGGTCAGTTTTTTGGGATATATTCATAGCTAGAACCAACGAGAAGCACTCGGATGTTGCAGCATCATACATTGAG ACTCAGCTTGTGAAAGCCCGggagcaacagcagcagcagctgctgcctcAACAGCGGCAGCAACAACCACAGCATATACAAATGCAACAAATGTTAGTACAAAGAGCCGCGCAGCAGCAActacagcagcaacaacaccaacaacagcaacagcagcagcagcagcagcagcgtaGAGATGGTTCTCATCTTCTTAATGGTACTTCAAGTGGACTTTCTGGAAACAATCCATTAATGCGACAGAACCAAAGTACTGCAAATGTTATGGCGACGAAAATGTATGAAGAGAGGTTGAAGTTGCCTTCCCAGAGAGAGTCTTCGGACGAGGCATCAATAAAG CAAAGATATGGAGAAAACGCTGGACAGCTACTTGAGTCAAATGAAACTTCACTGTTGAAAGCAGCTGCAAGTGGACAGTCTTCAGG GCAAATTTTGCATGGTACTATTGGTGGTTTGCCGGGCACTATGCAACAAATTCAGGCCAGAAGTCCCCAACTTCCTGGGCTTGCTCAG CAGAGTATCAAAACAGAGATGAATCCCATTTTGACACCCAGAGCCGCAGGCCCTGAGGGGTCATTTATGGGTCTACAAG GATCTAATCAAGCTGGAAACAATTTGACTCTGAAAGGATGGCCACTCACG GGACTTGAGCAACTTAGGTCTGGCATTTTACAGCAAAAGTCATTCTTGCAGAATCAACACCAATTGCAACAACAGATCCAGTTTCTGACTccacaacaacagcagcagcttgcATTTCAAGCGCAGCAAAATATGGCTTCCCCAACATCTAGTGATGTTGACAGCAGAAGATTGAGGATGATGTTTAACAACAGAAACATAGTTCTTGGGCGGGATGGACAGACAACCAGCGGTGGCGATATCATTCCAAATATTGGCTCACCTAGTCAAAGTGGTGGTGATATAGATATGTTAATAAAG AAGAAAATTGCTCATgcacaccagcagcagcagcagcagcaacaacagctaTTACAACAGCAAAGCAATAGtcaacagcagcaacatcaGGCTGTCTCCAGTCAGCAGTCCCATAGCTCAAATCAGCTTCTCCAGCAAGAAAAGCCAGGAACTGGGAATATGCCTGTTGATGGGGGCATGCCGAATTCTTTTGCGGTCACTGAACAA acaacaaagaagagaaagaagccTGGCTCTTCCTCAGGTAGAGCTAATAGTTCAGGAACTGCAAATACTGCTGGACCGTCTCCAAGTTCTGCACCCTCAACACCTTCCACTCATACACCAGGAGATGCGATGCCAGTGCCACAACTTCAGCAGAATGGTGTTTCAGCTAAACCCTTGGTAATGTTTGGCTCTGATGGCACTGGAAGTTTGACATCTACAGCAAACCCACTG GGTGATGTGGACCGCTTGCTAGAAGAAGGCTTGGATGAAAACGTTGAATCTTTTCTGTCACAGGATGACATGGATCCCAGGGATTCGTTGGGCCGCAGCATGGATGCCAGTAAAG GTCAATGCATATCTCAAGACCTACTTGTTGCAGGGTTTGGCTTTGCTGAGATTGCAAAAGCACGTGCAAGTGCAAGTAAAGTTGTCTGTTGCCACTTTTCGTCCGATGGTAAACTGCTTGCTACTGGTGGTCACGATAAAAAG GTTGTTTTATGGTGTACAGAGCCCCTGAAGCCTAAATCTTCTTTAGACGAGCATTCCTTTCTGATAACTGATGTTCGATTTAGCCCAAGCATGTCCCGTCTTGCTACTTCTTCCTTTGACAAAACCGTACGGGTTTGGGATGCTGACAAT ACTGATTATTCACTCCGTACTTTCACGGGTCATTCAGCATCTGTTATGTCACTTGATTTTCATCCGAATAAAGAAGATATTATTTGCTCCTGTGATAGTGACGGGGAAGTCCGCAGCTGGAGCATAAATAATGGTAGCTGCCTGACCTGTGTGAAGGTCTTTAAG GGAGGTGCTACTCAGATGAGATTTCAACCTCGCAAGGGAAAATATCTAGCTGCTGCATCAGAAAAGGCCATTTACATACTTGATGGGGAGACACAAAATGCTTGTAGAAGCCCTTTGCAG GGTCACACGAAGAATATTCAATCAGTTTGCTGGGATTCCGTGGGTGACTATCTCGCTTCTGTCAGTGAAGATGCTGTCAGAATATGGTCATTTGCTTCTGGACATGACGGTGAATTTATGCACGAGTTGAACTGCAGTGGGAACAAGTTCCAAACATGTGTTTTCCACCCAGCTTACCCTTCTTTGCTAGTCATTGGTTGCTACGAG TCTTTGGAACTTTGGGACATCAGGGAGAAGAATGCCATGACCTTGAACAATGCTCATGACGGGTTAATTGCAGCTCTAGCAGCATCGAGCGCAACAGGGAAGGTTGCCTCTGTAAGTCATGACAGGCTTGTCAAGCTCTGGAAATGA
- the LOC100844575 gene encoding transcriptional corepressor LEUNIG isoform X6, giving the protein MSQTNWEADKMLDVYIYDYFMKRNLQATAKAFQAEGNVSSDPVAIDAPGGFLFEWWSVFWDIFIARTNEKHSDVAASYIETQLVKAREQQQQQLLPQQRQQQPQHIQMQQMLVQRAAQQQLQQQQHQQQQQQQQQQQRRDGSHLLNGTSSGLSGNNPLMRQNQSTANVMATKMYEERLKLPSQRESSDEASIKQRYGENAGQLLESNETSLLKAAASGQSSGQILHGTIGGLPGTMQQIQARSPQLPGLAQQSIKTEMNPILTPRAAGPEGSFMGLQGSNQAGNNLTLKGWPLTGLEQLRSGILQQKSFLQNQHQLQQQIQFLTPQQQQQLAFQAQQNMASPTSSDVDSRRLRMMFNNRNIVLGRDGQTTSGGDIIPNIGSPSQSGGDIDMLIKKKIAHAHQQQQQQQQQLLQQQSNSQQQQHQAVSSQQSHSSNQLLQQEKPGTGNMPVDGGMPNSFAVTEQTTKKRKKPGSSSGRANSSGTANTAGPSPSSAPSTPSTHTPGDAMPVPQLQQNGVSAKPLVMFGSDGTGSLTSTANPLGDVDRLLEEGLDENVESFLSQDDMDPRDSLGRSMDASKGFGFAEIAKARASASKVVCCHFSSDGKLLATGGHDKKVVLWCTEPLKPKSSLDEHSFLITDVRFSPSMSRLATSSFDKTVRVWDADNTDYSLRTFTGHSASVMSLDFHPNKEDIICSCDSDGEVRSWSINNGSCLTCVKVFKGGATQMRFQPRKGKYLAAASEKAIYILDGETQNACRSPLQGHTKNIQSVCWDSVGDYLASVSEDAVRIWSFASGHDGEFMHELNCSGNKFQTCVFHPAYPSLLVIGCYESLELWDIREKNAMTLNNAHDGLIAALAASSATGKVASVSHDRLVKLWK; this is encoded by the exons ATGTCGCAGACAAACTGGGAGGCCGATAAGAT GCTGGATGTTTACATATATGACTATTTTATGAAGAGAAACTTGCAGGCAACTGCAAAGGCCTTCCAAGCAGAAGGGAATGTCTCTTCAGATCCAGTTG CAATTGATGCACCTGGTGGATTTCTTTTTGAATGGTGGTCAGTTTTTTGGGATATATTCATAGCTAGAACCAACGAGAAGCACTCGGATGTTGCAGCATCATACATTGAG ACTCAGCTTGTGAAAGCCCGggagcaacagcagcagcagctgctgcctcAACAGCGGCAGCAACAACCACAGCATATACAAATGCAACAAATGTTAGTACAAAGAGCCGCGCAGCAGCAActacagcagcaacaacaccaacaacagcaacagcagcagcagcagcagcagcgtaGAGATGGTTCTCATCTTCTTAATGGTACTTCAAGTGGACTTTCTGGAAACAATCCATTAATGCGACAGAACCAAAGTACTGCAAATGTTATGGCGACGAAAATGTATGAAGAGAGGTTGAAGTTGCCTTCCCAGAGAGAGTCTTCGGACGAGGCATCAATAAAG CAAAGATATGGAGAAAACGCTGGACAGCTACTTGAGTCAAATGAAACTTCACTGTTGAAAGCAGCTGCAAGTGGACAGTCTTCAGG GCAAATTTTGCATGGTACTATTGGTGGTTTGCCGGGCACTATGCAACAAATTCAGGCCAGAAGTCCCCAACTTCCTGGGCTTGCTCAG CAGAGTATCAAAACAGAGATGAATCCCATTTTGACACCCAGAGCCGCAGGCCCTGAGGGGTCATTTATGGGTCTACAAG GATCTAATCAAGCTGGAAACAATTTGACTCTGAAAGGATGGCCACTCACG GGACTTGAGCAACTTAGGTCTGGCATTTTACAGCAAAAGTCATTCTTGCAGAATCAACACCAATTGCAACAACAGATCCAGTTTCTGACTccacaacaacagcagcagcttgcATTTCAAGCGCAGCAAAATATGGCTTCCCCAACATCTAGTGATGTTGACAGCAGAAGATTGAGGATGATGTTTAACAACAGAAACATAGTTCTTGGGCGGGATGGACAGACAACCAGCGGTGGCGATATCATTCCAAATATTGGCTCACCTAGTCAAAGTGGTGGTGATATAGATATGTTAATAAAG AAGAAAATTGCTCATgcacaccagcagcagcagcagcagcaacaacagctaTTACAACAGCAAAGCAATAGtcaacagcagcaacatcaGGCTGTCTCCAGTCAGCAGTCCCATAGCTCAAATCAGCTTCTCCAGCAAGAAAAGCCAGGAACTGGGAATATGCCTGTTGATGGGGGCATGCCGAATTCTTTTGCGGTCACTGAACAA acaacaaagaagagaaagaagccTGGCTCTTCCTCAGGTAGAGCTAATAGTTCAGGAACTGCAAATACTGCTGGACCGTCTCCAAGTTCTGCACCCTCAACACCTTCCACTCATACACCAGGAGATGCGATGCCAGTGCCACAACTTCAGCAGAATGGTGTTTCAGCTAAACCCTTGGTAATGTTTGGCTCTGATGGCACTGGAAGTTTGACATCTACAGCAAACCCACTG GGTGATGTGGACCGCTTGCTAGAAGAAGGCTTGGATGAAAACGTTGAATCTTTTCTGTCACAGGATGACATGGATCCCAGGGATTCGTTGGGCCGCAGCATGGATGCCAGTAAAG GGTTTGGCTTTGCTGAGATTGCAAAAGCACGTGCAAGTGCAAGTAAAGTTGTCTGTTGCCACTTTTCGTCCGATGGTAAACTGCTTGCTACTGGTGGTCACGATAAAAAG GTTGTTTTATGGTGTACAGAGCCCCTGAAGCCTAAATCTTCTTTAGACGAGCATTCCTTTCTGATAACTGATGTTCGATTTAGCCCAAGCATGTCCCGTCTTGCTACTTCTTCCTTTGACAAAACCGTACGGGTTTGGGATGCTGACAAT ACTGATTATTCACTCCGTACTTTCACGGGTCATTCAGCATCTGTTATGTCACTTGATTTTCATCCGAATAAAGAAGATATTATTTGCTCCTGTGATAGTGACGGGGAAGTCCGCAGCTGGAGCATAAATAATGGTAGCTGCCTGACCTGTGTGAAGGTCTTTAAG GGAGGTGCTACTCAGATGAGATTTCAACCTCGCAAGGGAAAATATCTAGCTGCTGCATCAGAAAAGGCCATTTACATACTTGATGGGGAGACACAAAATGCTTGTAGAAGCCCTTTGCAG GGTCACACGAAGAATATTCAATCAGTTTGCTGGGATTCCGTGGGTGACTATCTCGCTTCTGTCAGTGAAGATGCTGTCAGAATATGGTCATTTGCTTCTGGACATGACGGTGAATTTATGCACGAGTTGAACTGCAGTGGGAACAAGTTCCAAACATGTGTTTTCCACCCAGCTTACCCTTCTTTGCTAGTCATTGGTTGCTACGAG TCTTTGGAACTTTGGGACATCAGGGAGAAGAATGCCATGACCTTGAACAATGCTCATGACGGGTTAATTGCAGCTCTAGCAGCATCGAGCGCAACAGGGAAGGTTGCCTCTGTAAGTCATGACAGGCTTGTCAAGCTCTGGAAATGA
- the LOC100844575 gene encoding transcriptional corepressor LEUNIG isoform X2 translates to MSQTNWEADKMLDVYIYDYFMKRNLQATAKAFQAEGNVSSDPVAIDAPGGFLFEWWSVFWDIFIARTNEKHSDVAASYIETQLVKAREQQQQQLLPQQRQQQPQHIQMQQMLVQRAAQQQLQQQQHQQQQQQQQQQQRRDGSHLLNGTSSGLSGNNPLMRQNQSTANVMATKMYEERLKLPSQRESSDEASIKQRYGENAGQLLESNETSLLKAAASGQSSGQILHGTIGGLPGTMQQIQARSPQLPGLAQSIKTEMNPILTPRAAGPEGSFMGLQGSNQAGNNLTLKGWPLTQGLEQLRSGILQQKSFLQNQHQLQQQIQFLTPQQQQQLAFQAQQNMASPTSSDVDSRRLRMMFNNRNIVLGRDGQTTSGGDIIPNIGSPSQSGGDIDMLIKKKIAHAHQQQQQQQQQLLQQQSNSQQQQHQAVSSQQSHSSNQLLQQEKPGTGNMPVDGGMPNSFAVTEQTTKKRKKPGSSSGRANSSGTANTAGPSPSSAPSTPSTHTPGDAMPVPQLQQNGVSAKPLVMFGSDGTGSLTSTANPLGDVDRLLEEGLDENVESFLSQDDMDPRDSLGRSMDASKGQCISQDLLVAGFGFAEIAKARASASKVVCCHFSSDGKLLATGGHDKKVVLWCTEPLKPKSSLDEHSFLITDVRFSPSMSRLATSSFDKTVRVWDADNTDYSLRTFTGHSASVMSLDFHPNKEDIICSCDSDGEVRSWSINNGSCLTCVKVFKGGATQMRFQPRKGKYLAAASEKAIYILDGETQNACRSPLQGHTKNIQSVCWDSVGDYLASVSEDAVRIWSFASGHDGEFMHELNCSGNKFQTCVFHPAYPSLLVIGCYESLELWDIREKNAMTLNNAHDGLIAALAASSATGKVASVSHDRLVKLWK, encoded by the exons ATGTCGCAGACAAACTGGGAGGCCGATAAGAT GCTGGATGTTTACATATATGACTATTTTATGAAGAGAAACTTGCAGGCAACTGCAAAGGCCTTCCAAGCAGAAGGGAATGTCTCTTCAGATCCAGTTG CAATTGATGCACCTGGTGGATTTCTTTTTGAATGGTGGTCAGTTTTTTGGGATATATTCATAGCTAGAACCAACGAGAAGCACTCGGATGTTGCAGCATCATACATTGAG ACTCAGCTTGTGAAAGCCCGggagcaacagcagcagcagctgctgcctcAACAGCGGCAGCAACAACCACAGCATATACAAATGCAACAAATGTTAGTACAAAGAGCCGCGCAGCAGCAActacagcagcaacaacaccaacaacagcaacagcagcagcagcagcagcagcgtaGAGATGGTTCTCATCTTCTTAATGGTACTTCAAGTGGACTTTCTGGAAACAATCCATTAATGCGACAGAACCAAAGTACTGCAAATGTTATGGCGACGAAAATGTATGAAGAGAGGTTGAAGTTGCCTTCCCAGAGAGAGTCTTCGGACGAGGCATCAATAAAG CAAAGATATGGAGAAAACGCTGGACAGCTACTTGAGTCAAATGAAACTTCACTGTTGAAAGCAGCTGCAAGTGGACAGTCTTCAGG GCAAATTTTGCATGGTACTATTGGTGGTTTGCCGGGCACTATGCAACAAATTCAGGCCAGAAGTCCCCAACTTCCTGGGCTTGCTCAG AGTATCAAAACAGAGATGAATCCCATTTTGACACCCAGAGCCGCAGGCCCTGAGGGGTCATTTATGGGTCTACAAG GATCTAATCAAGCTGGAAACAATTTGACTCTGAAAGGATGGCCACTCACG CAGGGACTTGAGCAACTTAGGTCTGGCATTTTACAGCAAAAGTCATTCTTGCAGAATCAACACCAATTGCAACAACAGATCCAGTTTCTGACTccacaacaacagcagcagcttgcATTTCAAGCGCAGCAAAATATGGCTTCCCCAACATCTAGTGATGTTGACAGCAGAAGATTGAGGATGATGTTTAACAACAGAAACATAGTTCTTGGGCGGGATGGACAGACAACCAGCGGTGGCGATATCATTCCAAATATTGGCTCACCTAGTCAAAGTGGTGGTGATATAGATATGTTAATAAAG AAGAAAATTGCTCATgcacaccagcagcagcagcagcagcaacaacagctaTTACAACAGCAAAGCAATAGtcaacagcagcaacatcaGGCTGTCTCCAGTCAGCAGTCCCATAGCTCAAATCAGCTTCTCCAGCAAGAAAAGCCAGGAACTGGGAATATGCCTGTTGATGGGGGCATGCCGAATTCTTTTGCGGTCACTGAACAA acaacaaagaagagaaagaagccTGGCTCTTCCTCAGGTAGAGCTAATAGTTCAGGAACTGCAAATACTGCTGGACCGTCTCCAAGTTCTGCACCCTCAACACCTTCCACTCATACACCAGGAGATGCGATGCCAGTGCCACAACTTCAGCAGAATGGTGTTTCAGCTAAACCCTTGGTAATGTTTGGCTCTGATGGCACTGGAAGTTTGACATCTACAGCAAACCCACTG GGTGATGTGGACCGCTTGCTAGAAGAAGGCTTGGATGAAAACGTTGAATCTTTTCTGTCACAGGATGACATGGATCCCAGGGATTCGTTGGGCCGCAGCATGGATGCCAGTAAAG GTCAATGCATATCTCAAGACCTACTTGTTGCAGGGTTTGGCTTTGCTGAGATTGCAAAAGCACGTGCAAGTGCAAGTAAAGTTGTCTGTTGCCACTTTTCGTCCGATGGTAAACTGCTTGCTACTGGTGGTCACGATAAAAAG GTTGTTTTATGGTGTACAGAGCCCCTGAAGCCTAAATCTTCTTTAGACGAGCATTCCTTTCTGATAACTGATGTTCGATTTAGCCCAAGCATGTCCCGTCTTGCTACTTCTTCCTTTGACAAAACCGTACGGGTTTGGGATGCTGACAAT ACTGATTATTCACTCCGTACTTTCACGGGTCATTCAGCATCTGTTATGTCACTTGATTTTCATCCGAATAAAGAAGATATTATTTGCTCCTGTGATAGTGACGGGGAAGTCCGCAGCTGGAGCATAAATAATGGTAGCTGCCTGACCTGTGTGAAGGTCTTTAAG GGAGGTGCTACTCAGATGAGATTTCAACCTCGCAAGGGAAAATATCTAGCTGCTGCATCAGAAAAGGCCATTTACATACTTGATGGGGAGACACAAAATGCTTGTAGAAGCCCTTTGCAG GGTCACACGAAGAATATTCAATCAGTTTGCTGGGATTCCGTGGGTGACTATCTCGCTTCTGTCAGTGAAGATGCTGTCAGAATATGGTCATTTGCTTCTGGACATGACGGTGAATTTATGCACGAGTTGAACTGCAGTGGGAACAAGTTCCAAACATGTGTTTTCCACCCAGCTTACCCTTCTTTGCTAGTCATTGGTTGCTACGAG TCTTTGGAACTTTGGGACATCAGGGAGAAGAATGCCATGACCTTGAACAATGCTCATGACGGGTTAATTGCAGCTCTAGCAGCATCGAGCGCAACAGGGAAGGTTGCCTCTGTAAGTCATGACAGGCTTGTCAAGCTCTGGAAATGA